The sequence below is a genomic window from Photobacterium atrarenae.
AGAGTGTTTTGGGTGCGGACGCCAGGTAGTTTTGACTTTCCTCACTGTAGAGGCTGAAGTCTGTCGAGCCGGGCTTGAGGATCTGAATACAGCGTTGTTGTGGATCGAAACGGGCAACGTCAGGTTGGCTGTTCCCTGCAATATTGAGCACGCCCTGCTCTCCGCTGACCAGCGAACTCAGCGCAACACAGCTTGGTTGATAGTCCATGGTCAGGTGATCAACCGACCATGGCGGGTGCGGCGCTTTGCCTATATCCAGCGTGAGCGATGCCGGGGCTGACTGCTGGAACAGTTGCCCGCCGGAGTCGGTAACGGTTAAGGTTGTTTTTCCCGCTTTCAGAACTTGAATCGTTTCACCATTGATCGCGACAGATGCAGGATCACCCGTCAAACTCAGTTGGCCGTATTGCCCTTTGAGTTCAGGCAGTAGGGTTAAGCCGTCTTCGTAGGTTTGCCTGATGATTGTTTCGGCCGGAAGCCCGGGATGGACGCCTTTGTTCACGGTATAGATGAAGTTGTATTCCGATGCCGGATAATTGCTGTTGGCATGATCAACCGCGCGCAGTTGCGCCATCCCGGTACCGACCATTTGCGGAAGCCCGGAGACAGGATCGATTTTCATCACGCCATCACCGCTTTCGACGGAGTAAGTCGGTTGGCTGATTGCGTGGCGGACATTTGGCGTGATGATTTTATCGGGGACAAAGCTGAACGTTTGGCTTTCGATTTCCAGGGCTAACCGCTCGCCTTCGGTGATGGTGACGGTAAAGCTGGCCGATCGGGACGCCGGTCGGTAGCCTGAGCTGTAGGTTGCCGTCATATCCACGCTTGCCTCACCGACACCGAGTACTTCAATCAGGCCGGTTTGCTGATCCACCCGGATCACGTCGGGAGCCGACTGGGCATTGAGTTGATAACGATAGGTGGCAAAATCATCGCCGTTCACCCGCCAGGGCGTGATAAAACGATTGGGTGAATAAGGAACGTTAAGCGGCGCAAAGCTCAGGGAGCCCGGCGCTGAAGGTGTGATGGTCACGGTTGACGTGGTTGTGGCTGGCGCATATAGGTCATTGCCGGTATCTGAAATGATAACTGTGGCAACACCCACACCCAGTGGCGTTATTTCGCCGGTTTGCGCATCAATAGCCAGCAGATGCTGACTCTCATCGGCAACCTGGTAGCTGACCGTACCTTTATAATTCATGGCCTGAAGCGTCGGCGCACTTCGGTTAGCAAAGCTGATTGATAAATCCTGAGCCTGTAACAGGTGGTTGATGCCCTTGTCGACATCGATAGAAAAGGTGACCTCAGAATTTTCGAATACGGTGCTGGTATCGGTGGCCCGAATGGTTATGTTACCCGGCGCGAATACCTGGATACCATCGCCGGTGCGGGTGACTTGCGCAATATCCTCGGGTTGGCTGTCGACCAGTGCGAGCTGGAGCTCGCCCTGTAAATAGCTCACTTCCGGATGAATGATTAGATCCTCGGAAAAGGCAGCCCGGATATCAGCAGCTTCCAGAATATGGCGAGGTTGTTTGCTGGGTTTGGTCGGCGCAACGGGCGCTGGGTCAGAGCTGCTGCTACCACCCCCACCGCAGCCGGCTAAAATCAGGCAGCAGACGGCGAGTACTTTGAAGAATGGATGATTAGTTTTCATTGCTCAGGTTCTCATGGATTAGCAAAAGCGAGTTCATTCCCTGAACTTTTGAACAGTGTATTTTTAGCTGCGGGATTTTATAGAAGAGGGCATAGCAAATGCAACGGCTATCTTTTAAAAAGATAACAATATGGAGTCACATCTGAATTGTATGTTTCTTGTGCCAGGTGGTGGGGAAAGCGCAAGCTACCGTCATTACTGGTGCTCAGGGGAGCATCGGATCGAACGTAATAGATCAATGCAGAATTATGCAATCATAGTTTCCATATTTGTAGTACAAAAGTTAATATGTTGCCAGCAACATATCCCCGAGCCATTTTTACTAAAAGGTGTATTGTGAGGCTTTTCTTTTGGGGCAAGGGCGGGTAATACGGATTACAGCTGCTCCGGTAATTGGGTGCTTGCTTTATGGCGATAGCACATAAGGGAGTGCGTTCAGAAACAATGGGTTGGATATGTAGGGCGGGCAGAGGCGCCCGCCAAGTCTGAGCTAAGCGGCTAATCCGGGGAACAGGGCACGCAGGCCGTTGGCAATGAACTCAATGCCGAGCGCGGCCAGGATCAGGCCCATGATCCGGGTGATGACGTTAATTCCGGTTTGACCCAGGAAGCGGACAATGATCGGCGCTGCCCGAAACAGCAGCCAGCAGCCCAGGGCAAACAGGCCGATGGTAGCAATGATCCCCAGCGTGCTGCTCACGTCCGGGTAGCGCGAGCCATACACAATGGTGGAGCTGATCGCCCCCGGGCCTGCCATCAGCGGCATGGCGAGTGGGACGACGCCAACTTGCTCTCGGCTGATCGACTCTGATTTTTCCTGCTTGTTTTGTTTATCTTCCCCCAGTTTCCCACTCATCATGGAAAAGGCGATGCTAAGCAGCAGCAGACCGCCGGCGACCCGGAACGAATCGAGGGAAATACTGAACATATCCAGCAGAAACTGGCCGGCCAGCAGTGAGACCGTCAGGATCACGGCCACGGCCAGATTGGCGGTAATGGCGGTTTTGCTGCGCTCCTCGACACCCATATGACCGGTGAGAGAGACGAAAACCGGCATGATTCCGATCGGGTTGACGGCGGCGATCAGGCCGACAAAGAACTGTAGAAATATCGCAACATCGAAGGTCTGCATGGGGGCTCATATACCAGAAAAAGAAAGGCACTGCCTGAAAATCGGCGCTACTTTAAGCCAAACTTCTAACCAGCTCCAATAAAAAAAAATTATTCCTCTCCTTAGGAATAATTATCAGTGAAGATTGTGTTACCCGGCTGTAAAGCGGTTGCAGGATGAATTACGCTAAATGGGTAGATGATGTGTGAGTAAGGCTGATTTTGTTGAGAAGTTGATACGGCAATCGTTGTCTCGGTTGCACGAGCAGATGCGTAATAATGTAGATTTATTACGAAATATTATTCAACATTTGCTGGCTGGGGTGATCGGGAAACTCACGTGCTCCAATGCGGACCATATGAAACTAACCTTTATTGCATATAAGTTATTGTTTTTATTATGTTCCATGTGGCACGTGTTTTTTGTCCTCTCCTTTAGAGGGACAACTGATCTAAATCAATTTTTTTCACGCCGTGAAACAATATAATCAGTTTTGAAAGCAATTTACTAAGTGTGTGTGTTATCGGGTTGTAGAAAAAGCGTGTTATCTGAACCCGGTAGCCTGAAGGAATGAAGACGTATCCTTATTAAAAAGTTTTCAATATTAAGTTAGGAGTTAACTATGCCTGTTACAAACTTGGCTGAATTAGATGCAATGGTTGCACGTGTCAAAGCTGCTCAGAAAGAGTTTGCCACTTACTCTCAGGAGCAAGTCGACAAAATCTTTCGTGCCGCTTCACTGGCTGCGAACAATGCACGCATTCCTCTGGCCCAGCAGGCTGTTGCTGAATCCGGCATGGGTATTGTTGAAGATAAAGTGATTAAAAACCACTTCGCGTCTGAATTTATCTACAACAAATACAAAGATGAGCAGACCTGCGGGATCCTGGACGAAGACGATAACCTGGGAACAATGACCATCGCAGAGCCTGTCGGCATTATTTGCGGTATCGTTCCGACCACCAACCCGACATCAACTGCAATCTTCAAATCTCTGATCTCCCTGAAGACCCGTAACGCGATTATTTTCTCACCGCACCCACGCGCTAAAGAGTCGACCAATGCTGCGGCGAAGCTGGTGCTGGATGCTGCTGTTGCTGCGGGCGCACCGAAAGACATCATCGGCTGGATTGATCAGCCTTCTGTTGAGCTGTCGAACGCGTTGATGAAGCACGAGGACATCAACCTGATTCTGGCCACCGGCGGCCCGGGCATGGTGAAAGCGGCATACTCTTCCGGTAAACCAGCGATTGGTGTCGGTGCGGGTAACGTGCCGGTTGTGATTGACGAAACTGCCGATATCAAGCGTGCCGTGGCATCTATCCTGATGTCCAAGACATTTGATAACGGCGTGGTCTGTGCCTCTGAGCAGGCGGCAATCGTGGTTGATTCTGTATATGACGAAGTGAAAGAGCGTTTTGCGTCACACAAAGGTTATGTGCTGAACAAAGCAGAAGCTGAAAAAGTTCGCCAGGTGCTGCTGATTGAAGGCAACCTCAATGCCAAGATTGTCGGCCAGCCAGCGACCAAGATCGCAGAGATGGCCGGGGTGAAAGTACCGGCAGATACCAAAGTACTGATCGGTGAAGGTCTGGATAAAGTTTCTTATGATGATGCCTTTGCGCACGAGAAGCTGTCGCCGACCCTGGGTCTGTTCCGTGCCACTGACTTTGAAGATGCCGTAGCACAGGCCGTGACGATGGTTGAAATCGGCGGTATCGGTCATACCTCTGGTCTGTACACCAACCAGGACGTGAACCAGGATCGTATCCGTTACTTCGGTGACAAGCTGAAAACAGCACGGATTCTGGTGAACATCCCGACCACCCATGGTGGTATCGGCGACCTGTACAACTTCAACGTTGCTCCGTCTCTGACGCTGGGCTGTGGCTCTTGGGGCGGTAACTCAATTTCTGAGAACGTGGGTCCGAAGCACCTGATCAACAAGAAGACAGTAGCGAAGCGAGCTGAGAATATGCTGTGGCACAAACTTCCGAAATCGATTTACTTCCGTCGCGGCAGTCTGCCGATTGCCCTGGGCGACCTGGAAGGTAAGAAACGTGCATTCCTGGTGACAGACCGCTTCCTGTTCAACAACGGTTATGCCGACGACGTCGTCAGCCTGCTGAAAGCACAAGGCATGGAAGTTCAGACCTTCTTTGATGTTGAAGCTGACCCGACCCTGTCTGTGGTGGAGAAGGGTGCCGAAGCAATGAAGAGCTTCCAGCCTGACGTGATTCTGGCCCTGGGGGGTGGTTCTCCGATGGATGCCGCGAAGATCATGTGGGTGATGTACGAGCATCCGGAAACACACTTCGAAGAGCTGGCGATGCGCTTTATGGATATCCGTAAACGTATCTACAAGTTCCCGAAAATGGGTGAGAAGGCGGAGCTGGTTTGTATCACCACCACTTCAGGGACGGGTTCTGAAGTGACGCCATTTGCGGTTGTGACAGACGACAAGACCGGTGCGAAATACCCACTGGCGGACTATGAGTTGACACCACAAATGGCGATTGTTGATGCCAACCTGGTGATGAACATGCCGAAATCTCTGACTGCCTTTGGTGGTTACGATGCGGTGACGCATGCCCTGGAAGCTTACGTTTCTGTGCTGGCGAACGAGTACTCTGACGGCCAGGCGCTACAAGCCCTGAAGATGCTGAAAGAGTACCTGCCTTCAAGCTATGCCAACGGCGCGAACGACCCGATTGCCCGTGAGAAAGTGCACAATGCGGCGACCATTGCCGGTATCGCATTTGCTAACGCCTTCCTGGGTGTATGTCACTCCATGGCGCACAAAATCGGTGCTGAGTTCCACCTGCCGCACGGCCTGGCAAATGCCCTGCTGATTTCAAATGTGGTTCGTTATAATGCCAATGACAACCCAACCAAGCAGACTGCGTTTTCTCAGTACGACCGTCCGCAGGCACGT
It includes:
- the adhE gene encoding bifunctional acetaldehyde-CoA/alcohol dehydrogenase, with the translated sequence MPVTNLAELDAMVARVKAAQKEFATYSQEQVDKIFRAASLAANNARIPLAQQAVAESGMGIVEDKVIKNHFASEFIYNKYKDEQTCGILDEDDNLGTMTIAEPVGIICGIVPTTNPTSTAIFKSLISLKTRNAIIFSPHPRAKESTNAAAKLVLDAAVAAGAPKDIIGWIDQPSVELSNALMKHEDINLILATGGPGMVKAAYSSGKPAIGVGAGNVPVVIDETADIKRAVASILMSKTFDNGVVCASEQAAIVVDSVYDEVKERFASHKGYVLNKAEAEKVRQVLLIEGNLNAKIVGQPATKIAEMAGVKVPADTKVLIGEGLDKVSYDDAFAHEKLSPTLGLFRATDFEDAVAQAVTMVEIGGIGHTSGLYTNQDVNQDRIRYFGDKLKTARILVNIPTTHGGIGDLYNFNVAPSLTLGCGSWGGNSISENVGPKHLINKKTVAKRAENMLWHKLPKSIYFRRGSLPIALGDLEGKKRAFLVTDRFLFNNGYADDVVSLLKAQGMEVQTFFDVEADPTLSVVEKGAEAMKSFQPDVILALGGGSPMDAAKIMWVMYEHPETHFEELAMRFMDIRKRIYKFPKMGEKAELVCITTTSGTGSEVTPFAVVTDDKTGAKYPLADYELTPQMAIVDANLVMNMPKSLTAFGGYDAVTHALEAYVSVLANEYSDGQALQALKMLKEYLPSSYANGANDPIAREKVHNAATIAGIAFANAFLGVCHSMAHKIGAEFHLPHGLANALLISNVVRYNANDNPTKQTAFSQYDRPQARRRYAEVADHLGLSLPGDRTAQKIERLLGWLDELKTNLEIPKSIQAAGVPESDFLAKLDELSVEAFDDQCTGANPRYPLISELKDVLVASYYGKAYVEGETFEGTTVIKKKADQKPAEAPKAKKAAATA
- a CDS encoding YchE family NAAT transporter; amino-acid sequence: MQTFDVAIFLQFFVGLIAAVNPIGIMPVFVSLTGHMGVEERSKTAITANLAVAVILTVSLLAGQFLLDMFSISLDSFRVAGGLLLLSIAFSMMSGKLGEDKQNKQEKSESISREQVGVVPLAMPLMAGPGAISSTIVYGSRYPDVSSTLGIIATIGLFALGCWLLFRAAPIIVRFLGQTGINVITRIMGLILAALGIEFIANGLRALFPGLAA